One window of the Leptospira koniambonensis genome contains the following:
- a CDS encoding HAMP domain-containing methyl-accepting chemotaxis protein, giving the protein MSVKTKLTIGFSTVVVLLIFVAGFAIYRLNTFNAVVTKAVNVSAKKSTMLLAMRTAILKVTRAEKNTILSTEEDDMKRYIGETETNLALLPQLGTDVYPLLQEAGKKNMDEFRIVEKDYRATLKKVLDLAYINKNAEARQISQVQLRSYLDKMEGYLNQMIDRAQKELDDANKSTDELYAETTFLMILIPILSSLIAVACAVWITISVNKALSTALEVVGSVSSAAAQVSATAFSLSQSSNEQAASLEETTAAVEEMSSTIEQNSHNAKETNSMAESSARDASKGRKSVLETLNAMKKISGKVNIIEEIAYQTNLLALNAAIEAARAGKHGKGFAVVADEVRKLAERSQIAAQEINGLSKDSVERAEDAGKLIEEIVPSIENTAKLIQEISVSSDEQARGITQINTAMVQLDQATQENAAASEELASTAKELNEQAETLLEVMGTLIKIREEVLTASKGKSKKQDRGPSVAAQPIKSHFHAPHFDLKHAASQFGNAKKDSKKASNGKNFLPLIEEESEATNQSEHSSGSEENSGEIKV; this is encoded by the coding sequence ATGAGCGTCAAAACCAAATTAACCATAGGATTCTCAACCGTAGTCGTTCTGCTGATCTTCGTAGCAGGATTTGCAATATATCGTTTAAATACTTTTAATGCAGTAGTTACTAAAGCGGTCAATGTTTCCGCTAAAAAATCGACCATGCTTTTGGCGATGAGGACCGCAATACTCAAGGTTACCCGAGCAGAAAAAAATACCATTCTTTCTACAGAGGAAGATGATATGAAAAGGTATATCGGTGAAACGGAAACAAATTTAGCACTTTTACCTCAATTGGGAACAGATGTTTATCCACTCCTGCAAGAAGCTGGCAAAAAGAATATGGATGAATTTAGGATAGTAGAAAAAGATTATAGAGCTACCCTGAAAAAAGTTTTAGACCTCGCATATATCAATAAAAACGCAGAAGCAAGACAAATCTCTCAAGTTCAACTCAGAAGTTATTTGGATAAGATGGAAGGTTATTTAAACCAAATGATTGATCGTGCCCAAAAAGAATTGGACGATGCGAATAAAAGCACAGATGAGCTATATGCAGAAACCACATTCTTGATGATACTGATCCCCATACTTTCTTCCTTGATTGCTGTAGCTTGCGCAGTATGGATAACAATTTCTGTCAATAAAGCTTTAAGTACTGCATTGGAAGTAGTAGGTTCAGTTTCTTCCGCGGCAGCTCAGGTTTCTGCAACTGCATTCTCATTGAGCCAGTCTTCAAATGAACAAGCGGCAAGTTTAGAAGAAACCACTGCGGCAGTAGAAGAAATGTCTTCTACAATAGAACAAAACTCTCATAATGCAAAAGAAACAAACTCTATGGCAGAATCTTCTGCGAGAGACGCGAGTAAGGGTAGAAAATCCGTTTTAGAAACCCTGAATGCGATGAAAAAGATCTCGGGTAAAGTGAATATCATCGAAGAGATCGCTTATCAAACCAACTTACTAGCGTTAAACGCTGCAATTGAAGCTGCAAGAGCAGGTAAACATGGAAAAGGATTTGCAGTGGTTGCAGACGAGGTAAGAAAATTAGCGGAAAGAAGCCAGATCGCGGCCCAAGAGATTAACGGACTTTCTAAAGATTCAGTAGAACGCGCAGAAGATGCAGGAAAACTTATAGAAGAGATTGTTCCAAGTATAGAGAATACTGCGAAGTTGATCCAAGAAATTTCAGTTTCTTCAGATGAACAAGCGAGGGGTATCACTCAGATCAATACTGCAATGGTTCAGTTGGACCAGGCTACTCAAGAGAATGCCGCCGCATCCGAAGAGTTAGCTTCCACAGCGAAAGAATTGAACGAACAAGCAGAAACACTTTTAGAAGTAATGGGAACTCTAATCAAGATCAGAGAAGAAGTATTAACTGCCTCCAAAGGAAAATCTAAAAAACAAGACCGCGGACCTTCTGTTGCCGCTCAACCGATCAAGTCTCATTTCCATGCTCCTCATTTTGATCTAAAACATGCAGCCTCACAATTCGGGAATGCAAAGAAAGATTCTAAAAAAGCCTCTAATGGAAAAAATTTCCTTCCATTGATAGAAGAAGAGTCAGAGGCAACTAACCAATCCGAACATTCTTCCGGTTCAGAAGAAAATTCCGGCGAAATCAAAGTATAA
- a CDS encoding chemotaxis protein CheW, with protein sequence MAENEIDLLLEEDEADDEDTLENKYLVFSLADREYGLEIKYIIEIIGMQPITEVPDMPAFIKGVTNLRGKVVPLIDVRLRFHMESIPYTEKTCVIILNIEGESLGLIVDTVREVVSIPSENTEPAPKMGDGEANRFIASFGKVEDSVKILLDVRKLLRDDELEVLHEKLPETGTPA encoded by the coding sequence ATGGCAGAAAACGAAATAGATCTTCTTTTGGAAGAAGATGAAGCGGATGATGAAGACACACTTGAGAATAAATATTTAGTCTTTTCACTTGCAGATAGAGAATACGGACTAGAGATCAAATATATCATAGAGATCATTGGGATGCAACCGATCACGGAAGTCCCTGATATGCCTGCCTTTATCAAAGGAGTAACTAATCTCCGCGGAAAAGTAGTTCCACTAATTGATGTTAGGCTAAGATTCCATATGGAATCCATTCCTTATACAGAAAAAACCTGCGTAATCATCTTAAACATAGAAGGAGAAAGTCTTGGACTCATCGTGGACACAGTCCGCGAAGTAGTAAGCATTCCTTCCGAAAATACTGAGCCGGCTCCAAAAATGGGAGATGGTGAAGCAAATCGTTTCATTGCCTCCTTCGGTAAAGTAGAAGATTCAGTTAAGATACTACTTGATGTGCGTAAATTGTTAAGAGACGACGAGCTGGAAGTCCTACATGAAAAACTTCCCGAGACCGGAACTCCAGCCTAA
- a CDS encoding chemotaxis protein CheD: MESNRVIEEEEKIPSVFVNVGECLFSQTPVAMKTLLGSCVSVCLFDPFNRFGGMNHILLPGKAGVDDSARFGINAMELLINEFVKKGIPRSRLQAKIIGGGKVLRLGSKSVPIGERNVEFVKEFLKSEEISVSGEETGGQYYRNLRFFTHTFEVFVKRVQIDLEKNMIEKNEAAYLDKIRENMRKKTPTTFF; this comes from the coding sequence TTGGAATCAAATAGAGTTATAGAAGAAGAGGAAAAGATTCCGTCTGTATTCGTTAATGTGGGAGAATGTTTATTTTCCCAAACTCCTGTTGCGATGAAAACTCTATTAGGCTCATGTGTATCAGTATGTCTATTCGATCCATTCAATAGATTCGGCGGGATGAATCATATACTTCTCCCAGGAAAAGCGGGTGTCGATGATTCCGCAAGATTCGGGATCAATGCTATGGAATTATTGATCAATGAATTCGTTAAAAAAGGAATTCCCAGAAGTCGTTTACAAGCAAAGATCATAGGCGGGGGCAAGGTTTTAAGACTGGGCTCTAAAAGTGTTCCAATTGGCGAAAGGAACGTAGAGTTTGTGAAAGAATTTTTGAAATCAGAAGAAATTTCTGTTTCCGGAGAAGAAACCGGAGGCCAATATTATAGAAATCTTCGCTTTTTCACTCATACTTTCGAAGTGTTTGTAAAACGTGTGCAGATCGATCTAGAGAAAAACATGATCGAGAAAAACGAAGCGGCTTATTTGGACAAAATACGGGAGAATATGCGGAAAAAAACGCCGACTACTTTCTTTTAA
- a CDS encoding sensor histidine kinase has translation MNSLVRNLLSPAILTEENGKIIESNDKFAELIGKELDATFDYLDWIHPVDREHEASLWEKDPSLKHYEMVKRVKNTDEIYLAYHTVTSKTIDGNLLTLFLPMETKLPSDFKNISIHSTGESVKKAEIEIYRKALELFDWKQSLKDRYSSTAWMDSAIKQINITLMQGTGVGSLMTVLSMILSKAKKKEGAEFVEIRANLFDLLQDGVASASRFTKFLSSAQALFEESETPDEIGTVAEFVDVLREVIDDITPSVALKDQKILVSDNLHILSNRLRFKKAWISTIAKEVLINALKYSPDKSSVLILVLRVGEELQFKVINDPPFSGYLQEFHEDLVFEPFYRGVKFMDERFDQEQFGMGLGLPVVKKLVELQNGKVHLQTMNLNLDDTRKEGICLTMRFPVIE, from the coding sequence TTGAATTCCCTCGTACGCAATTTACTTTCACCTGCCATTCTCACCGAAGAGAACGGCAAAATCATTGAATCCAATGACAAGTTTGCCGAATTGATTGGCAAAGAATTAGATGCTACTTTTGATTATTTAGATTGGATCCATCCGGTGGATAGAGAACACGAAGCTTCTTTATGGGAAAAAGATCCTAGTCTCAAACATTATGAAATGGTAAAACGTGTTAAAAACACGGATGAGATCTATTTAGCCTATCATACAGTTACTTCCAAAACGATAGATGGGAATTTGTTAACTCTATTTTTGCCGATGGAGACAAAACTTCCCTCCGACTTTAAAAATATCTCGATACATTCTACTGGGGAGAGTGTGAAGAAAGCGGAGATAGAGATCTATCGCAAAGCCTTGGAACTATTCGATTGGAAACAATCTCTCAAAGACAGATATTCTTCTACTGCTTGGATGGACTCTGCTATTAAACAGATCAATATCACATTGATGCAAGGTACAGGCGTCGGAAGTTTGATGACTGTACTTTCTATGATACTTTCCAAAGCAAAAAAGAAAGAAGGTGCAGAATTTGTAGAAATACGCGCTAATCTTTTTGATCTTTTACAAGACGGAGTGGCGAGCGCTTCTAGATTTACTAAATTTTTATCTTCTGCTCAGGCTCTTTTTGAGGAGAGCGAAACTCCAGACGAGATTGGAACAGTTGCAGAGTTTGTAGACGTATTGAGAGAAGTGATAGATGATATTACCCCTTCTGTCGCTCTTAAGGACCAGAAAATCCTAGTATCAGATAATTTGCATATTCTTTCCAACCGTTTGAGATTTAAGAAAGCTTGGATCTCTACTATTGCGAAAGAGGTTCTGATCAACGCTTTAAAATATTCTCCAGATAAATCCAGCGTGTTAATTCTCGTGCTTCGGGTAGGAGAAGAGTTACAATTTAAGGTGATCAATGATCCTCCTTTTTCAGGTTATTTACAGGAATTCCATGAGGATCTCGTATTTGAGCCTTTTTATAGAGGGGTCAAATTTATGGATGAACGTTTCGATCAAGAACAGTTTGGGATGGGCCTTGGACTCCCAGTCGTAAAAAAACTTGTAGAATTACAAAATGGAAAAGTGCATCTGCAGACGATGAATCTAAATCTAGACGATACCAGAAAAGAAGGGATCTGTCTTACGATGCGTTTTCCAGTCATTGAGTAG
- a CDS encoding sensor histidine kinase, producing MISKICEDVGLTVFHFPLLEELKIDRDFGIVYSELDISQFEILTRKFSTSKRSPTFILGLENPDTKTIVKALRLGAFDCIDVNETSPKEITETLKNIKENWELDLLQDNLETERFNKIQGDLDWNSFRKDLIRKDLQTKSAYLISNIRTSLSQGSGFGALVSAIGLIRKKAKQNGTHYEVPATLIDLLLSNAETANRIIEIFNEMDYFIHNPQIKEEYTISQIHNLFRKEIQNVYELARFKRLHIKICEDKYISSRAAVGIHEESFKKAVGELLLNAIKFSEPETTIYVLFTLKKRKLLISVLNSPKIEGGSKKGIPNEESEFVFQPFARLTKYVHEDIPTLDYGLGLPLVEKIVSNHEGKISTFNVKSFLDEEEETMVLMEMDLPISQKI from the coding sequence TTGATCTCCAAAATTTGTGAAGATGTAGGTCTTACAGTTTTTCATTTTCCATTATTGGAAGAATTGAAAATTGATCGAGACTTTGGGATCGTTTATTCAGAATTAGATATCTCTCAATTCGAAATATTGACCCGAAAGTTTTCCACGTCAAAAAGGTCTCCTACTTTCATATTGGGCTTAGAAAATCCTGATACCAAAACTATAGTTAAGGCATTACGTTTAGGTGCCTTCGACTGTATTGATGTTAACGAAACCTCACCCAAAGAAATCACGGAAACTCTAAAAAATATAAAAGAAAATTGGGAATTGGATCTGCTACAGGATAATCTAGAAACAGAAAGATTTAATAAGATCCAAGGAGATTTGGATTGGAATTCATTTCGCAAAGATTTGATCCGAAAAGATCTACAAACAAAAAGTGCTTATCTAATCTCGAATATTAGAACTTCTTTAAGTCAAGGATCTGGATTTGGAGCGTTGGTATCTGCGATTGGGCTAATACGCAAAAAGGCAAAACAGAACGGAACTCATTATGAGGTCCCTGCTACACTGATCGATCTATTATTATCCAATGCAGAAACAGCAAATAGGATTATAGAAATTTTCAACGAGATGGACTATTTCATCCATAACCCTCAGATCAAAGAAGAATACACCATTTCACAAATACATAATCTGTTCAGAAAAGAGATACAGAACGTATACGAACTAGCAAGATTCAAAAGATTACATATCAAGATCTGTGAAGATAAGTATATAAGCTCCAGAGCGGCTGTAGGCATTCACGAAGAAAGTTTTAAAAAAGCAGTAGGAGAACTATTGCTGAATGCGATCAAATTTTCCGAACCGGAAACAACGATCTATGTATTATTCACTCTGAAAAAAAGAAAACTTTTGATCTCTGTTTTAAATTCTCCCAAAATAGAAGGAGGAAGTAAAAAAGGAATTCCAAACGAAGAATCTGAGTTTGTATTCCAACCTTTTGCGAGGTTAACCAAATATGTTCACGAAGACATCCCCACTCTGGATTATGGATTAGGTTTACCTTTAGTAGAAAAAATAGTCTCAAACCATGAAGGAAAAATTTCTACATTCAATGTGAAAAGTTTCTTAGACGAGGAAGAAGAAACAATGGTCCTAATGGAAATGGATCTACCGATTTCTCAAAAAATTTAG
- a CDS encoding acetyl-CoA C-acetyltransferase translates to MSNAYVIDAVRTPRGKGKKRGTLASVHPQELSASTLLAIQERNGLKPEVVEEVVLGCVSQVDDQAACIARYAVMAAQWPNSVPGYTVNRFCGSGLQAVNNIANHVQSGAMAVGLGGGVESMSRVKMGADLGDRDFNIGNPNIQKHYNLVPQGISADLIATKYNITREEADKFAESSQLKADKAIKEGAFKKSIIPVKLEDGTIVDTDENPRIESDYAFLSGLGAVFKTVGERELDAIALKSYPDVAKINHIHTLGNSSGIVDGAASVLIANDEGIKKYGLKPRAKILSTVATGEDPTIMLTGPVSASKKALQMAGLKVEDIDLWEINEAFASVVLYTQKTLGIPLEKINVNGGAIALGHPLGATGAILLGTALDELERRNQRYALITLCIGGGMGIATVIERI, encoded by the coding sequence ATGTCCAACGCATACGTAATTGATGCGGTTCGCACCCCAAGAGGGAAAGGTAAAAAAAGAGGAACACTTGCATCCGTTCACCCACAAGAACTTTCTGCCTCTACTCTATTAGCAATCCAAGAAAGAAACGGATTAAAACCAGAAGTTGTAGAAGAAGTTGTATTAGGTTGTGTTTCCCAAGTGGATGACCAAGCTGCATGTATCGCTCGTTATGCGGTCATGGCTGCACAATGGCCTAATTCAGTTCCAGGTTACACTGTAAACCGTTTCTGCGGATCCGGATTACAAGCAGTGAACAATATTGCAAATCATGTTCAATCAGGAGCAATGGCTGTTGGTTTAGGCGGTGGAGTAGAATCCATGAGCCGTGTAAAAATGGGAGCAGACTTAGGAGACAGAGATTTTAATATAGGAAATCCTAATATACAAAAGCATTATAATCTTGTTCCTCAAGGAATTTCAGCGGACCTGATCGCAACCAAGTATAATATCACTAGAGAAGAAGCAGACAAATTCGCAGAGTCTTCTCAATTGAAAGCAGACAAAGCAATCAAAGAAGGCGCATTCAAAAAATCTATCATTCCGGTTAAGTTAGAAGACGGAACAATAGTAGACACTGACGAAAACCCTCGTATTGAATCTGACTACGCATTCCTTTCTGGTTTAGGTGCAGTTTTCAAAACTGTTGGAGAAAGAGAATTAGATGCGATCGCGCTTAAATCTTATCCTGATGTAGCAAAGATCAACCATATCCACACACTCGGAAACTCTTCCGGAATCGTGGACGGTGCGGCTTCCGTTTTGATCGCTAACGACGAAGGAATCAAAAAATACGGATTAAAGCCAAGAGCAAAAATCCTTTCAACTGTGGCAACTGGAGAAGACCCAACTATCATGTTGACTGGACCTGTTTCTGCTTCCAAAAAAGCACTCCAAATGGCAGGATTAAAAGTAGAAGATATCGATCTTTGGGAAATTAACGAGGCGTTCGCTTCCGTAGTACTTTATACTCAAAAAACTCTAGGTATTCCTCTTGAAAAGATCAATGTAAACGGAGGAGCAATTGCTTTAGGACACCCACTGGGAGCAACAGGAGCTATCCTTCTTGGAACCGCTTTAGACGAATTAGAAAGAAGAAATCAACGTTACGCACTCATTACACTCTGCATAGGCGGGGGAATGGGGATCGCAACTGTAATCGAAAGAATTTAA
- a CDS encoding YheT family hydrolase, protein METLRPFKPPFHLRHPFVQTVLASLMRQNTPDHPMDKAASPVVIDAGKGVRLLGHYSKSPQNKALLVLIHGWEGSMDSNYIQRTSRRFYDKGISIFRLNLRDHGNTHHLNPEPFNGSLIRETYEAVRKVAKEFGHKLPVYLGGFSMGGNFTIRVAREHSRNKQSIPNLKHCIAVSPPLHPKSATEMMDSKLIIGKYFLDKWRQSLAKKNVHFPDLHPYQNIMKGKTVMEMTDRIVASSAEFKDTDHYFNSYTLGPKDFEKLKVDLTIVTSADDPIIRPDEFNEIPKNSKLKIFIQKYGGHNGFYENLKGDCWYFRVFDKVIFG, encoded by the coding sequence ATGGAGACTCTTCGTCCCTTCAAACCTCCCTTTCATCTCAGACATCCATTTGTACAAACTGTTTTAGCTTCTTTAATGAGGCAGAATACTCCGGATCATCCTATGGACAAGGCAGCTTCTCCTGTAGTCATAGATGCAGGTAAAGGAGTTCGTTTATTAGGTCATTATTCTAAGTCTCCACAAAATAAAGCCCTGCTCGTGCTTATACATGGTTGGGAAGGAAGTATGGATTCAAATTATATCCAAAGAACTTCCAGGAGATTTTATGATAAAGGAATTTCTATTTTTAGATTGAACTTAAGAGATCATGGGAACACTCATCATTTGAATCCAGAACCATTTAACGGAAGTTTAATACGCGAAACGTACGAAGCAGTCCGTAAAGTTGCAAAAGAATTCGGACATAAACTTCCTGTATACTTGGGCGGATTTTCTATGGGCGGGAATTTTACGATTCGAGTAGCCAGAGAACATTCTAGAAATAAACAAAGTATCCCTAATTTAAAACATTGTATCGCTGTTAGTCCTCCTCTTCACCCAAAGTCTGCGACTGAAATGATGGATTCTAAATTGATCATAGGAAAATATTTTTTAGATAAATGGAGACAATCCTTAGCTAAGAAGAATGTACATTTTCCTGATCTACATCCTTACCAAAATATAATGAAAGGAAAAACAGTCATGGAAATGACTGATAGGATCGTAGCGTCTTCTGCAGAGTTTAAAGACACGGATCATTATTTTAATTCTTATACATTGGGCCCAAAGGATTTTGAAAAACTCAAAGTAGATCTGACAATAGTTACATCTGCAGACGATCCAATCATACGTCCTGATGAATTTAATGAGATCCCTAAAAATTCCAAACTTAAGATATTCATCCAAAAGTACGGAGGCCATAACGGATTTTATGAAAATTTAAAAGGAGATTGTTGGTATTTCAGAGTATTCGATAAAGTTATATTCGGATAA
- a CDS encoding hybrid sensor histidine kinase/response regulator: protein MNQLPADILTFIKFFENSDGTSVYVNELIRDKNGKIKDIKLHYCNEQGAKLLQMEKSFIIGRNFTKLRPDVNEIKPEIADFMDSISKAGSEWRGTRKSVLNGNYFDSTMLCPQDDWIVSLAKDLNQEVKEKDIFREAAYRNEDAVYYLEPIFDNKGSITDFLYKDLNPAAEAEIGMPKEIAIGKNLCKLFPQNLELGTFDLYKNVYLTQQAQRKEYEIRDTQGNLGFYLLHISRVYDGLLISNKNITEIRNVENQLRIQKEQLEFTYLASNDGYWDYNVKTEQLFLSERWKTMLGFTDQEIASDDLQVWRKLVHPKDLRIALSAFQRHQSEETERFDKVLRFKTKGGEYMFIRSRALIIKDENGEPTRIVGTHTDISAAKQSELVLEKAKEKAEQADKAKSEFLGMISHEMRTPLNGIFGMATLLAGSELNSEQKEYLKDLSDSTEILSRLIDDLLQIITLDSAKMEIKEEAFEIKTFIDLIRILVEPKAFEKEIEFKILISEKFPKVIIGDRTRIEQVLLNLITNSIKFTDKGSVTLSLDLEGADSILFKVKDTGIGIQEEARQRIFDAFHQEDLADTRRYGGVGLGLYIVKRLTSRMKGEIRLDSEPGLGSEFTVILPLKMETQTSLNIVQTQQSDAVPKFTSGSVLIVDDNEINVKILAKHLSKTGIQSDSALSGREALKLLDTNDKKYDLILLDLQMPEMDGYHTADAIHALNSSNAKTPIVAVTASSFSEAYEKCAQHGIEGFIGKPFQPKQLYKVLIDFL, encoded by the coding sequence ATGAATCAACTCCCGGCAGACATTCTTACATTCATTAAATTTTTTGAAAATTCAGATGGGACTTCTGTGTATGTAAACGAACTTATCCGGGATAAAAACGGTAAGATCAAAGATATAAAACTCCATTATTGTAATGAGCAAGGTGCTAAACTTTTACAAATGGAGAAGAGTTTCATAATAGGAAGAAATTTCACTAAGTTAAGACCTGATGTAAATGAAATTAAGCCAGAAATCGCTGATTTTATGGATTCAATCAGCAAAGCCGGCTCAGAATGGAGAGGAACTCGTAAATCCGTACTCAATGGAAATTATTTCGACTCCACAATGCTCTGTCCTCAGGACGATTGGATCGTTTCTCTCGCAAAGGACCTAAACCAAGAAGTCAAAGAAAAAGATATTTTTAGAGAAGCGGCTTATAGGAACGAAGACGCTGTTTATTATTTAGAACCAATTTTTGATAATAAAGGATCCATTACAGATTTTTTATATAAGGATCTAAATCCTGCAGCGGAAGCAGAGATAGGAATGCCCAAAGAGATCGCGATTGGTAAAAATTTATGTAAATTATTCCCTCAAAATTTGGAATTAGGGACATTTGATCTTTATAAGAATGTATATCTCACACAACAAGCACAAAGAAAAGAATATGAGATCAGAGATACTCAAGGAAATTTAGGATTTTATCTTCTTCATATTAGCCGTGTATATGATGGACTTCTCATCAGTAATAAGAATATTACTGAAATTAGAAACGTAGAGAACCAGCTTAGAATACAAAAAGAGCAGTTAGAATTCACTTATCTTGCATCCAATGATGGATACTGGGATTATAATGTGAAGACAGAACAACTTTTTCTATCTGAAAGATGGAAAACAATGCTTGGTTTTACGGACCAAGAGATCGCTTCCGATGATCTTCAGGTCTGGAGAAAATTAGTACACCCTAAGGATCTTAGAATTGCACTTTCTGCATTCCAAAGACATCAATCCGAAGAAACGGAAAGATTCGATAAGGTTTTAAGATTTAAAACGAAAGGCGGAGAATATATGTTTATCCGCTCCAGAGCTCTTATCATAAAGGATGAGAATGGAGAACCTACACGTATTGTAGGAACTCATACGGATATCTCTGCCGCAAAACAATCAGAGTTGGTTTTAGAAAAAGCAAAAGAAAAGGCAGAACAAGCAGATAAGGCTAAGTCGGAATTTTTAGGAATGATCTCCCACGAGATGAGGACACCTCTGAACGGAATATTCGGGATGGCCACTCTTCTCGCAGGTTCCGAATTGAACTCGGAACAAAAGGAATATCTAAAAGATCTTTCCGATTCCACTGAAATCCTTTCCAGATTAATCGACGATCTACTCCAAATAATCACCTTGGATTCCGCCAAAATGGAGATCAAGGAAGAAGCTTTCGAGATCAAAACCTTTATAGACCTTATACGTATATTAGTAGAACCTAAAGCATTCGAAAAGGAGATAGAATTCAAGATCCTAATCTCCGAAAAATTCCCTAAGGTTATCATTGGAGATAGGACCAGGATCGAGCAGGTTTTATTGAACCTGATCACAAATTCCATCAAGTTTACAGACAAAGGTTCAGTCACACTTTCTTTAGATTTAGAAGGAGCTGATTCTATTCTATTCAAAGTAAAAGATACAGGGATCGGTATCCAAGAAGAAGCCAGACAAAGGATCTTTGATGCATTCCATCAAGAAGATCTGGCGGATACACGTAGATATGGAGGAGTAGGATTAGGACTTTATATCGTCAAAAGGTTAACTTCTAGGATGAAAGGAGAAATTCGATTGGATTCGGAACCTGGACTAGGCTCTGAGTTTACTGTTATTCTTCCTTTAAAAATGGAAACCCAAACTTCTTTAAATATTGTACAAACACAACAATCAGATGCAGTTCCTAAATTCACTTCAGGCTCTGTTCTGATCGTAGATGATAACGAGATCAATGTGAAAATACTTGCAAAACATTTGAGCAAAACAGGAATACAATCCGACTCTGCTTTAAGCGGCAGAGAAGCATTAAAACTGTTGGATACGAATGATAAAAAATACGACCTGATCCTATTAGATCTACAAATGCCCGAGATGGACGGATATCATACTGCGGATGCTATCCATGCTTTAAATTCCTCTAATGCAAAGACTCCGATCGTTGCAGTCACAGCTAGTTCCTTTTCAGAAGCATATGAAAAATGCGCTCAACATGGTATAGAAGGTTTTATCGGCAAACCATTCCAACCAAAACAATTGTATAAAGTTCTTATCGATTTTCTCTGA